One Meriones unguiculatus strain TT.TT164.6M chromosome 5, Bangor_MerUng_6.1, whole genome shotgun sequence DNA segment encodes these proteins:
- the LOC132654005 gene encoding vomeronasal type-1 receptor 54-like — protein sequence MNKINKQSGNTKVRNTIYGGAGIGLSGNSFLLLFHILMFIPGQRPRLTDLPISLLALIHILMLLVVSLVASDIFMPGKRWSDSTCKFVMFLYRSFRSLSLCATSLLSILQAITLSPRSSRLAKFKCKSPHHMLGCLLFLSIFYSSISSPLITYITATPNLTSPGFTYLSQSCCVVPMSYSVHHTFFILLTSMDVIFVGFMTLSSGYMVTFLCRHKNQSQLLHSASLSLRPSAEQRATRTILCLMSFFMVVYTLDSVISYLRSIDDDLILFCVHILTVHDYATVSPFLVLSTEKHIINIFRSIVWKDGKHHITQV from the coding sequence atgaacaaaataaacaaacagtcaggtaacaccaaggtaagaaacaccatttatggtggagctgggattgggctctcaggcaacagcttccttcttctcttccacatcctcatgtttattcctgggcagaggcccagactcactgatctgcccatcagtctcttggccctaatccacatactgatgctgctagtcgtgagtttagtagcttcagacatttttatgccagggaagagatggagtgactccacatgcaaatttgttatgttcttgtacaggtcttttaggagcctctctctttgtgccactagcctgctcagcatcctccaggccatcaccctcagtcccagaagttcccgtctagcaaaattcaaatgtaaatctccacaccacatgctaggttgccttcttttcctgagtatcttttattcatccattagcagTCCCCTTATAACATACATAACTGCAACGCCTAATCTGACCTCACCTGGTTTTACATACCTCAGTCAATCTTGCTGTGTTGTGCCCATGAGCTACtctgtccatcacacattttttatattgttgacctccatggatgtcatctttgtaggttttatgaccctctccagtgggtacatggtgactttcctatgcagacataagaaccagtcccagcttctccacagtgccagcctttccctcagaccatctgcagaacaaagagccacacggaccatcctgtgcctcatgagtttctttatggtggtgtacaccttggacagcgtcatctcctacctaagaagtatagatgatgatctgattttgttttgtgtccatattctcacagtccatgactatgccacagtcagcccttttttggttctcagtactgaaaagcacataattaacatttttagatccatTGTATGGAAGGATGGTAAACATCATATTACTCAGGTATAG